From Coturnix japonica isolate 7356 chromosome 1, Coturnix japonica 2.1, whole genome shotgun sequence, the proteins below share one genomic window:
- the SAP18 gene encoding histone deacetylase complex subunit SAP18, translating to MSFLYLDNRTAPTERGVAPGRQHDAAPAPSPSAGTDRPQPQPPHSPVTAPSQRASSHFNPLTPSQRSRALSRQPRPARMRAPPPSLHYRENRERAARHPGSALRDNMAVESRVTQEEIKKEPEKPIDREKTCPLLLRVFTTNNGRHHRMDEFSRGNVPSSELQIYTWMDATLKELTSLVKEVYPEARKKGTHFNFAIVFTDLKRPGYRVKEIGSTMSGRKGTDDSMTLQSQKFQIGDYLDIAITPPNRAPPPSSRMRPY from the exons atgtcttttttgtacctGGACAACCGAACAGCCCCCACAGAGCGCGGCGTTGCTCCGGGCCGGCAGCACGACGCCGCTCCGGCCCCATCTCCCTCAGCGGGCACCGACCGGCCGCAGCCACAGCCTCCTCACAGCCCCGTCACAGCCCCCTCACAGCGCGCTTCATCCCACTTCAACCCCCTCACACCCTCACAGCGCTCCCGCGCTCTCAGTCGCCAGCCGCGCCCAGCACGCATGCGCGCACCGCCGCCTTCGCTCCACTATCGCGAGAACCGTGAGCGCGCCGCGAGACATCCGGGTAGTGCACTGCGGGACAACATGGCGGTGGAGTCGCGCGTCACGCAGGAGGAGATCAAGAAAGAGCCGGAGAAACCGATCGACCGCGAGAAG ACGTGTCCGCTGCTGCTCCGCGTCTTCACCACCAACAACGGGCGGCACCACCGCATGGACGAGTTCTCCCGCGGCAACGTGCCCTCCAGCGAGCTGCAGATCTACACATG GATGGACGCGACTCTGAAGGAGCTGACCAGTCTGGTGAAGGAGGTGTACCCAGAAGCACGGAAGAAGGGCACACACTTCAATTTTGCAATCGTTTTTACAGATCTCAAGCGACCGGGCTACAG GGTGAAGGAGATCGGCAGCACCATGTCGGGCAGGAAGGGCACAGACGATTCGATGACGTTGCAGTCCCAGAAATTCCAGATAGGAGACTACCTGGATATCGCCATTACACCACCCAACCGCGCCCCGCCGCCTTCCAGCCGCATGAGGCCATACTGA